From the genome of Glycine soja cultivar W05 chromosome 14, ASM419377v2, whole genome shotgun sequence:
ATTAAAGTGTAGTTTCCAAAGGCTTTTGGCATGGGAACTCTTTTTGTAAAATACGAGAGAAATTTTGTAGTAGTGCAAATGGATTGAGTAACCACAGGAAAGTGACATTAGCTTTTTTCATTTAAGACTGGACAGAGAAATGAACTCTGATTATTGACTTGCCGGGGTATACTATTTGTTCAAGATATCAAAATGGCTTGTTAATATAACTAAATATTCTGTTTTAGGCTGATAATATCCAAATTTTGAAGATTTTGACgtgttttttatgaaatttcagATGACATTTAATTTGTTCAATTTGCAGACTGCAATTCCAATTCTAATAGGAACCAAGTTTGACGATTTTGTTAGACTTCCCCCAGATGTGCAATGGACAATTGCAACACAggtaaatgaataaaataataataattactgcTGCAAATTAAGTTTTGGTAACTTAATTTCTCTTAATCATAGTACATGGATGGGGCTGCTTTACTTGTCTTGGTCATTTTCACCTATTGACTCAGGAACAAAGAATAATTCTTCTAGTAATAAATAGGAGTCTTAATTGTTTGGAACCTCAGCATGTGTCATTTATGAAAGTTCTGTTTTCGCGTTTAACATTAACTTTGGGGCTTACATGTTGATTAAAGTCGGATCAGTGATGTGTTCACAGTTCACGACTTTCACTTTAAATAAAGTTAATAGTACAACTTTTTATCACATTCCTTGGCTTTTCAAAGTTTAACTTGGAACGACACATAAATACAGGCAAGGGCATATGCAAGGGCGATGAAGGCAACCCTTTTCTTTTCAAGTGCAACCCACAACATAAATGTCAAcaaaattttcaagtttatcATGGCCAAGCTCTTTAACTTACCATGGACAGTGGAACGAAATTTGAGAGTTGGAGAACCCATAATTGACTTCTAAATTGTTCTTTACACACCGATTCGTATGTATATAGCAGGACAAAggagaatgagaaagaaagaaagaaaacaagtcaAGTTTTTCATATTGGCTGGGACCTATCAACATTCACCACCTAGATACCTAATTTCCATGTCTCAATAGGCCATTTTGACTATACGTCTTTAGAGAGTGAGAACACTCGGTTTTTCTGTCGCTGGTAGGCTTACCCCTGTTGTGGCTGAGGTCAAAGCCCACAGGTcttgataatttaatttctacgTGCCctgataaagaagaagaaattccaTTTCCATATAACTTTTGTatgatagatttttttattcgttagaaatatactttttaacacattttcttttataattgttCAATATTAATTTCTAAGAAATTATAGTATTACGAGTGAGAATGACTGAATAAAGAAATGTGTTGTTTATATTTGTCTTGATTTTGAAGTGTGATTTATAGTGATGCAATTATATTGAATGTTTTTATTGTAAaggctaatatatatatatatatatatatatatatatatatatatatatatatatatatatatatatatatatatatatatatatatatatatatatatatatatatatatatatatataattttttctaatcATTAGATCAAtcacttaaatttataatagtcgttagatttaattaaatttaattttcttgaatttatttgatgaaaaattaagttattggcattaatattttttatatataattttaataattaaatattaattttgataattttaatattagatAGTAATATtctatttatgataaaattttattttaaattaataattaaggatagaaattaaataataagttaCATATGAGTatactcaattttttaatttatttttttcaaatcttaaatactataataataatttgattattattattattattattatcaaaattaaaataataatctatattttatatatatatatatatatatatatatatataaagtaaatttcaattgaaatgttAAGAGCTGTCgggttaatattttaatttcataataattgttaatctaatttaattatgtaaccttcatttcaacattttttttacatcaaaagCAAAGCAATATCATGTCAACTAAAAGTAATTTCATAtaatatgcttaatttttattttgatattgatctaatacatataaatttgacttgttaaaaaaattcaaattttatttatttaatttttagaaagatatttattttcatcaaatgCAACACAtgtcatttaaaagaaaatttaaatatcatttttatttatacattttatttttttacaatatgtaataaatataaatatattatattatttttaagaacttaaaattattttttttttatatttttatccttaaaaagagaaagaaatgcgcaaagtaatatattaattaaaggaACATTTAGTTAGCCTTACTCCCGTGTTCAATACGAACCCAATACACAATTcctaagaaaagaaaacaagtattatGTCATAATTAAAAGCTGATGTAAATTGCATATTTTAAGATAACCACCAAACTCAATACCCTCGTGTAATTAAACTTGCGAAATCTAAAAAATGAGTACACAGCTTGATGAAATCAGTCAAATAAAGTCTTAGCAAAGAGATGTTATAACATCATATCAACTTTGTTGTAGAATTTATACACTAACATTTAATGTAGCACCCAGTCGCACATTCACAATACTCtcaaaatataattactaatttattaaCAGATTGATATCTCTAAGTTTGTTGAAGCCCTTGGAACTGTCAACAAAAATTCTGCATTTTCACGGATTTGAGGTTCCATGGTCCTACCAGAATCATCCTCCAACATGTTTATACTAATCCTTTTCAGCATATCTCCATTAGCAATGAAATACATGAGCACAAGAAGTTCATTCTCAGTTCCACTGAACCCATTAATCTCCACCACTTCCAGACTTAAACTCAAGCTTTCATATACTCCCACATTGTCACTCCAGAATCGCTTGCGGTTAAACACAAAAGGTGCTTCATAATCCTACGTACACCATATGCAACAAAAAATTAGCAGcctttttttcaaatgaaaaaaacacacatagaggcaaagcaaattcaaaacctAATATATATAAAGGAGAAACAAATTCAATGTATGTGATTGATACTCACAAACAAATCTTTTTCGGAACATAGATCAATGGTGAGACACTCTAACATAGTGCAACTGTTGAGGAAGAATGTGATTCCCAAAAACTCGTTCTTGTGCAAAGCCGTTTTCAAGATCAAATGTTGCACAAGCATGCCACTTTGAAAACCTAGCAGTTCGGGTCCAGTAGGAATAACCTTATCGCATCACACACAAAAAACGTTAATTGAAACAATCAACAAATCATTTTGTAATTCGATATTTCAATTCAGTGAAAAAGAAATGGAGCAATTGATCAAAAGAGTGGAACTCTGAAAGTTATAGTTATAAAACtagtattatataataatatatgataacgtacaattaaaaaattaatgtcaagAGAGAAAAGGTGATGAAGAATGTATACCTGAAGAACAAAACTGCATACAGTCAAAACTCTAACAATAAATAGATTTTCCACCAGATTATAAAGAGGATGACCTAGTCCTTCGAATCCATATTCTGGAGAGAAATCAATATTTGCCTCTTCCATTGCGGGTGAATGAATTTCCGTGATGAAAAAGTTCATTAACCCACAGTACTGGAAAATTTTTAGATCTGGTGCATTCACTTTGAAAACATCAAATTCAAAGCGGCACTTGTCCAGGACAAGCTTTCTAAGACCTGTGTGTTCTTCTTCGCCTAGGTCAAACTTGTCTGAGTTCCAACACCTTTTAAAACTCAAACTCTCCAGCATGTTACAATTGGAAAGCAAAGCTTTGATAGCACTGAGTCTCACTTCCATCCAACCCAAAGAAACTTCTTTGAGTGCATGAAAGTTAAGCACTTCAGTCTCAACAAAACTACATGAATATAGCTTCAAAGACTCAAGGCTACCATGCTGGTAAACTCGTGCTGGCAATTTAAACAGCGCCTCCTCATAATTACCATAATAGATATTATTTTCATTCCAGTTTGGATCAGCAAAGTCAAGTTCCAACTCCTTCACCTCACATTCTGTGGCAAAAGCAACGCATTGATCAATGATCTCACCACCATTTCTAGGATTTGATAACCTAAAAGAGAACT
Proteins encoded in this window:
- the LOC114385210 gene encoding putative F-box/LRR-repeat protein At1g56400, with the translated sequence MSINSLPIELLITIVSLLPFKEAVRTSVLSKKWLELNVCKFTKNIEFDELFFVKPDQPNETREIQRRTFLDFINLWIENYKGTLVEKFSFRLSNPRNGGEIIDQCVAFATECEVKELELDFADPNWNENNIYYGNYEEALFKLPARVYQHGSLESLKLYSCSFVETEVLNFHALKEVSLGWMEVRLSAIKALLSNCNMLESLSFKRCWNSDKFDLGEEEHTGLRKLVLDKCRFEFDVFKVNAPDLKIFQYCGLMNFFITEIHSPAMEEANIDFSPEYGFEGLGHPLYNLVENLFIVRVLTVCSFVLQVIPTGPELLGFQSGMLVQHLILKTALHKNEFLGITFFLNSCTMLECLTIDLCSEKDLFDYEAPFVFNRKRFWSDNVGVYESLSLSLEVVEINGFSGTENELLVLMYFIANGDMLKRISINMLEDDSGRTMEPQIRENAEFLLTVPRASTNLEISIC